The DNA window GGCGGGCTCGGCGGCGGACGAGGAGGGCGCGGGACCGGCGATCGTCGCCGTGCCCGCCGGGGCGGTGTCCGGCGTCAGCGAGACCGAGACCGGAGCGGGCGCGGGCGCGCCGGCCGCGCCGTCACTGCCGGCGGTGGCGCAGCCCACGAGCGCGGCGACGCACGCGCCCGCGAGGGCGGCGGGAACAGGACGGGGAGTGAACATGGCATTCCGGATCGCCGGGGATGTCTGCTTTCTCACCAGAACAACGCGGGCGGACGGGGTGTTCCCGCCCCGGACGGCAGTCGGCGCCGCTCCGTTCCAGCCGTCGTCAGTCGCGGGTGATCCACCGCAGGACCGTGCCGACCGTGGTGTCGTCGAGCCCGCTGAGGATGCCGATGGCCTCCAGGTCGCCCGGCCGCGGCGCGAGGCCGGCGGTGGTCAGGGCGGCGTGGAGGTCGAGGCGGCGCTTGTCGGTGGCGGCCAGGGCGTACGACGGCCGCTGCCCGCACGGGGCCGGCAGGACGTAGTCGTCGTCCTCGGCGACGGCCGCGACGGCGCCCTCGTGGTCGAGGTCTGGCAGGCCGTGGAAGCGGTACGGGTCGAGAGCCCATCGCGGCGTCCTCGGCGGGAGAGCGGAAAACGGTGTGCCGTTCAACGGAACCTCCGGGTTGTCGTCACTGCCCAACAGGAGGCCCCGGAGCCGATGCCCAGTTGCGCCCGGGGCAGCCAATCACCCGAACGTCCCCAATGGCATCTCGTCACACCAGAGGTGACTCTCTGTCACTCCTCGGCGTACGTCAGTAGAGGATGGAGGCGAGGTACGCCCCGGCCGGCTCGCTGTAGAGCCCGATCGTCATCACGCTCATCAGCTGCTGCACCTTGAGACCGTTGTGCAGACACCACTGCAACAGCACGCTGTTGGAGGCGGGGACGAGGATGCCGGGGCCGCCGAAGCCGGGCGCCGCGGCGATGAGCGCCCTGATGTCCTCGGTCGACTCGCCGACGGCGTGCGCGAAGAAGGCCAGATCCGTGGCGTAACCCGTGATGCGCCCGCCGTGTTCGCTCACGCGGGCCGTGCCCGTCCTCAGCGCGTCGGTGAGTTCGCCGCCGCGGTCGGCCCCGTGCACCCGGCGGCAGACCTCGTTGCAGGCCGCGACATCCGCCTCCGTCGCGGGGCGCACCTCGTACCCCGGTACGGTCCCCCCGATCGGCGGTCCCTGCATGCAGGCCACGGTTTCGCGGAACTCGAACCCCATGCCGGCGTAGAGGGCGAACGACCGGGAGTGGTAGCCGCTTTGCAGCAGCCGGATGCCGGGCACCCGCCGCTCGGCGGCCCGCCGCATGACGTCCTCCATGAGCCGGCGCCCCACGCCGCCGTTCTGGACGGCCGGGTCGACGGTGATCGGCCCGACGCCGACGACGTCCGACCGTACGTCGAGGAAGTTGCTGCCGACGATCCGGCCGTCGAGCTCGGCGACGACGCTGTAGAAGCCGGGGTGTCCCAGCAACTGCTTGAACATCCCGTCGGCCGCCTCGACGCCCGGGATGTCGGAGGGAAAACCGTGCTGGAGGGCGATTCCGGAGAAAGCGTCGAAACAGATCCGGCCCGCTTCGGCGGCGTCCTCCGGCCTTCCGGGGCGCAGTACGAGATCCACGGGCCGCTCCACCTCCGGTGCCGTCTTGCAGGTACCCGTACTCCCATCAAACGGGCGGACCCTGCCCGGGGCAACCGGTGGGACCCGTTACGGAAAGCTCCGCCGACGTCGCCCGTCCGAGGCCGGCGGCGACCTAGGCCGGACGTACCTGGACCGCCGCCGCGGGGTCCTGGTGACCGCCGCTGGCGAGCATCCGCACCTCGTCCCGGTCGCTGATCTCGGCCAGCACGATACCGGTGTCGTCCGCGTACACCGGGTGGCCGCCGGGCCCGCTGCGGTCCGTGCGGTGCACTTCGACCACATCGGCTGCCTCCGGAACGGCGGCCGGTGCGCCCGGGTGCACGAAGACCAGTTCATAGCGATCGGACTTGCCCATTGTCCTCGCCTCCTCGATGAGAAGCGGCTGACCGCGCCCTGCGTCCATCATCGCGCACCTCGGAGCCGGGAGCCGTGCGGGCACTGCCGCCGGTGCTCGCGCTCAGACGTGCAGCTCCGGCGGGAAGCCGGTCCGGCGCAGCTCCGCCGGCAGGTGCCGCATGTCGTTGTGGCAGACGACGGACGACGGCCTGCCGGGTGCGTACCGGATGACCGTGAGAGCGGCGGCGCCGTTCACCCTCCACGCGCTCCGCCGCAATTGCGTCGACGCCGCCGTGGCCTTCGGTCTACGCTCGCTCGTATGAGCGACAACGGCACGGCTCGGCGGCCGCTGGTCGCCGTACTCAGCGGAGCTGGTGTCTCGACGGACTCCGGCATCCCCGACTACCGCGGGCCGAACGGGCTGTGGCGGCGTGATCCGGAGGCCGAGAAGCTCGTCACGTACGAGTTCTACATGTCCGATCCCGACATCCGGCGCCGGGCCTGGCGCATGCGCCGCGACAGTCCCGCGCGGCATGCCCGGCCGAACGACGCCCATAGGGCGATCGCCGAACTGGAGCGCTCGGGGGTACCGGTCCGGGTCCTGACCCAGAACGTGGACGGGCTGCACCAGATGGCCGGACTGCCCGGCCGCAAGGTGCTCGAACTGCACGGGAGCGCACGGTCGACCGTGTGCACCGGCTGTCACGCCCGCTCGCCGATGGAGGAGGCTCTGGCGCGGGTGGAGGCGGGCGAGGTGGACCCGCCGTGCCTGGTGTGCGGGGGCGTCCTCAAATCGGCCACGGTCATGTTCGGGCAGCGGCTCGATCCCGTGGTGATGGGCGAGGCTCTGGCGATCGCCAAGGCGAGCGACGTCTTCGTGGCTGTCGGCACCAGCCTCAAGGTGCAGCCGGCCGCCTCACTCGCGGGGATCGCGGCGGAGCACGGCGCACGGCTCATCGTCGTCAACGCCGAGCCGACGCCTTACGACGAGCTCGCCGACGAGGTCGTACGCGAGCCGATCGGGACGGCGCTGCCCGCCCTGCTGAAGAGCCTGGCGGCCTGAGGGCGTCGCCCGGTGTGCCGGCGCGGCGGACGCCACACGGGCACGACGGGTCTTCGGCTACCAGCGCATCGCCGTGGCGCGTACCGAGCTGAAGTCCATGGCCTGCTCCACCTCCCGCAGGGTCTCCTCCGCGGCCTGGCGTACTTCGGCGGGTACGTCGCCGCGCTCTTCCACGAGACCTGCATAGATCGGTGCCTCGGCACGGTTTGCGGAACTCACGTCGAAGAGGGCCCTTCAAGTCGGTACTGCGGTTTCTGGCGGCAGCCAGAACGGAGGACGAGTGTAGGTGGTGCTGGAGTGCCGGAGCAGGCCGCCCCGTGCCCGGCTCCGCGCCCCGCAGCCTACGGCGTGGCCGCCGCGCGCCTCATGGCAGGTACCGCACAGGGGCGTCTCGGGCCCCGGGGCCGACACGGGCGACCGGTCCGGGAAGTGCCGCCGCCCCGTGCCCGTACGGCCTCCGGCGTCCAGCCTTCGAACACCCCTCTACTAATTTCCAAGATGCGGAATATATTTTCCATTAATTGGGTCCGGGGGAGGAATCACATGGGTATCCACAGGGCACTGCCGCGCCGAGCGGCCGCTGAATTCGTGGGGACCGCGTCCCTGGTGACCGTCATCGTCGGTTCCGGCATCCAGGCCGCCGGCCTCAGTCAGGACGCCGGCGTCCAGCTCCTCGCCAACGCACTGGCGTCCGCGGTGGGGCTCGGCCTGCTGATCGTCCTGTTCGGCCCGGTGTCCGGGGCCCATCTCAATCCGGTGATCACCCTTTTCGTCTGGTGGTCGGAGCGGCGGTCCGGCGCCCGCTTCACCGGCCGCGAGGTCGGTCTCTACATCGCCGCTCAGCTCGCCGGGGCCGGTGCGGGAGGGCTGCTGGCCGAGACGATGTTCGGCCGGACGCCCGGCGTGTGGTCCACCCAGGTGCGGTCCGACGGACACCTGCTCCTCAGTGAGACGATCGCCACGGCCGGGCTCGTGGTGGTCGTGTACGGGCTGGAGCGCACGGGCCGCCCCCAACTGGCCCCGGTCGCGGTCGCGTCGTACATCGCCACGGCGATCTGGTTCACCTCGTCGGGCTCGTTCGCCAACCCCGCGGCGACGGCCGGCCGCGCGCTCACCGACTCCCTCACCGGCATCGCGCCGGCGTCGCTTCCCGGCTTCGTCGCCGCCCAGCTGCTCGGCGGGCTCCTCGGCGCCGGTCTCGCCACCGTCCTCTACGGGCCGCCCGCGTCCCGCGCAGCCGCCGAGCTCAACTCCCCCGGCCCGTCCGGGCGGACAGTCCTCGGCTCAGGCAGTCGGTGAGGCGGACGGCGAGCGTCCCGCCGGGGTCGAGGCGGGGGTTGAAGATCGTGACGTCGAGCCCCCGGGCTCGTTCGTCGGCGAGCGCCGTGCGCAGCACGGTCTCCAGTTCCGGCCAGCTCAGCCCGCCGGGCAGGCGGTAGTCGACAGCCGGCATGACCGCGTCGTCGAGGACGTCCACGTCGAGGTGCACCCAGTATCCGGCGCTCTGCCCGGCGGTGAGCCCGTCGACCGCCCGGCGCGCCGCCGCTTCGGCGCCGGTCGCGCGTACGCCGTCCAGATCGATCGCGCACAGCTTCGGCGGCAGCGGCTGCATCCCCGCCCCCGCGGATTCGGCCGAGTCGCGGAAGCCGAAGGCTACGACGTCCTCGTCCTGTATGAGCGGCCCGCGCCCTTCGAGGTCCGTCAGCGGCAGCGGCCCGCGTCCGGTGGCCAGGGCGAGCTCCATCGAGGCGGCCTCGCCGGCCGGTTCCGCCGACGGCTGGTAGAAGTCGGTGTGTCCGTCGAGGAACAGCAGCCCGTAGCGCCCCCGGCGCCGCAGAGCCAGGAGACTGCCCAGCAGGATGCTGCAATCACCGCCGAGGACCACGGGAAAGCAACCACGCCCGAGGACTCCGCCGACCCTGTCGGCCAGTTGTACGGAGTACCGCGCGATCGCGAGCGGGTTGAGGATTCCGGTCTCGGCGTCCCGCCTCGGGTCGTACGCCGGCGGTTCGACCCGGCCTGCCCACACCGCGCCGAGGGCCGCCAGCAGGCCGGCGTCGAGCAGAGCGGCCGGCGAGTCCTGTACGCCGGAAGGGCGCAGCCCGAGTACGGACGGCGCTTCTACGACGGCTGCCTGCTGCACCTGGCACCCCCTCGCCGGCGGGGCGGCCGCGCACGCGCGGAGTCGGTCCGGCCGCGTACGCGCGGAGTCAGTACTGTTCCGCCGGCTCGATGTTCTGGTTGACGTGGAAGAAATTGTGCGGGTCGTAGGTCCGCTTGATCTCCGCCAGCCGGTCGTAGTGGCCGCGGTAGGCGGCCCTGACCCGGTCCTGGCTCTCGGCGTCCATGAAGTTCACGTAGGCGGCGCCCATGGAGTGCGGCCGCAGTTCCTCCCAGTAGTCGACGCACCACTGCTTGACGGCCCGCGCGTTGGCGGGGTCGGGGTCCACGCCGGCGATGACAGCGGACCAGACAGCGTCCCGGTAGCTCCACGCGGTGTCGTCCGGGGCGACGCGGCCCGCGGCGCCGTCCACCGGGTAGAGGTGCATGAGCGACAGCTCGGTGGGGAGATTCTCGGCGTACTTGGCGTGCACGTCGATGGCCTCGTCCGTGATCCGGTCGAAGAAGTGCCCGCGCCAGTACCACTGGAGGCCGGCGGGGATCAGCGTGTCGAACATGCTCTGCAAGGCGGGGTAGGGCATCGGCGTCGTGAAGTGGAAGGCTGGCGGGCCGGCTTCGTTCACCACCGTCAGCGTCTCGTCGAGGCGCTGCGGGTCCCCCGTCCAGCACCACACGACTCCCCACATCTTCCGGCCGTGGATCTCCTCCGGGAAGGGCGGACCGGGCGGGATGGTGAACAGGGCGCAGAAGCCGTTCAGGTCGTCGGGCGCCCGCGGCAGGAATTCGCGGTACCACCGCAGCACTTCGCGGCCGCTGTCCACCGGCCACACGGTCATCCCGACGCCCACGCTGCCCACCGGATGCAGCCGGAAGTCGAAGGAGGTGACGATGCCGAAGTTGCCGCCGCCGCCGCGCAGACCCCAGAAGAGGTCGGGGTTCTCGGTCTCGCTCGCGGTGACAAAACCGCCGTCGGCGAGTACGACGTCGGCCGACAGCAGGTTGTCGACCGTGAGTCCGTACTTGCGGGTGAGATAACCGTGGCCGCCGCCGAGCGTGAGGCCGCCGAGGCCCGTCGTGGACATGACGCCGGCGGGAGTGGCGAGGCCGAATCCGTGGGCGGCGTGGTCGAGGTCCCCGAGCAGACTGCCGCCGCCCGCCCGCGCGGTCCGCGCGGCAGGGTCGACGCGCACCCAGCGCATGGGCGACAGGTCGATGGTGACGCCGTCCTCCACCAGGCCCAGGCCGGGGCCGCTGTGCCCACCGCCCCGGACGGCGACTTCGAGGCCGTTGTCGCGGATGAAGTCGACCGCCGCCATGACGTCCGCCGCGTCCGCGCACCGCACGAGGGCGGCTGGACGCCGGTCGATCATGGCGTTGTAGAT is part of the Streptomyces agglomeratus genome and encodes:
- a CDS encoding DUF6296 family protein, giving the protein MGKSDRYELVFVHPGAPAAVPEAADVVEVHRTDRSGPGGHPVYADDTGIVLAEISDRDEVRMLASGGHQDPAAAVQVRPA
- a CDS encoding aquaporin — translated: MGIHRALPRRAAAEFVGTASLVTVIVGSGIQAAGLSQDAGVQLLANALASAVGLGLLIVLFGPVSGAHLNPVITLFVWWSERRSGARFTGREVGLYIAAQLAGAGAGGLLAETMFGRTPGVWSTQVRSDGHLLLSETIATAGLVVVVYGLERTGRPQLAPVAVASYIATAIWFTSSGSFANPAATAGRALTDSLTGIAPASLPGFVAAQLLGGLLGAGLATVLYGPPASRAAAELNSPGPSGRTVLGSGSR
- a CDS encoding FAD-binding oxidoreductase, which translates into the protein MDGRTLDAMRTALRGPVIGPQDPEYDRSRAIYNAMIDRRPAALVRCADAADVMAAVDFIRDNGLEVAVRGGGHSGPGLGLVEDGVTIDLSPMRWVRVDPAARTARAGGGSLLGDLDHAAHGFGLATPAGVMSTTGLGGLTLGGGHGYLTRKYGLTVDNLLSADVVLADGGFVTASETENPDLFWGLRGGGGNFGIVTSFDFRLHPVGSVGVGMTVWPVDSGREVLRWYREFLPRAPDDLNGFCALFTIPPGPPFPEEIHGRKMWGVVWCWTGDPQRLDETLTVVNEAGPPAFHFTTPMPYPALQSMFDTLIPAGLQWYWRGHFFDRITDEAIDVHAKYAENLPTELSLMHLYPVDGAAGRVAPDDTAWSYRDAVWSAVIAGVDPDPANARAVKQWCVDYWEELRPHSMGAAYVNFMDAESQDRVRAAYRGHYDRLAEIKRTYDPHNFFHVNQNIEPAEQY
- a CDS encoding arginase family protein, which translates into the protein MQQAAVVEAPSVLGLRPSGVQDSPAALLDAGLLAALGAVWAGRVEPPAYDPRRDAETGILNPLAIARYSVQLADRVGGVLGRGCFPVVLGGDCSILLGSLLALRRRGRYGLLFLDGHTDFYQPSAEPAGEAASMELALATGRGPLPLTDLEGRGPLIQDEDVVAFGFRDSAESAGAGMQPLPPKLCAIDLDGVRATGAEAAARRAVDGLTAGQSAGYWVHLDVDVLDDAVMPAVDYRLPGGLSWPELETVLRTALADERARGLDVTIFNPRLDPGGTLAVRLTDCLSRGLSARTGRGS
- a CDS encoding SIR2 family NAD-dependent protein deacylase, producing MSDNGTARRPLVAVLSGAGVSTDSGIPDYRGPNGLWRRDPEAEKLVTYEFYMSDPDIRRRAWRMRRDSPARHARPNDAHRAIAELERSGVPVRVLTQNVDGLHQMAGLPGRKVLELHGSARSTVCTGCHARSPMEEALARVEAGEVDPPCLVCGGVLKSATVMFGQRLDPVVMGEALAIAKASDVFVAVGTSLKVQPAASLAGIAAEHGARLIVVNAEPTPYDELADEVVREPIGTALPALLKSLAA
- a CDS encoding GNAT family N-acetyltransferase, producing MDLVLRPGRPEDAAEAGRICFDAFSGIALQHGFPSDIPGVEAADGMFKQLLGHPGFYSVVAELDGRIVGSNFLDVRSDVVGVGPITVDPAVQNGGVGRRLMEDVMRRAAERRVPGIRLLQSGYHSRSFALYAGMGFEFRETVACMQGPPIGGTVPGYEVRPATEADVAACNEVCRRVHGADRGGELTDALRTGTARVSEHGGRITGYATDLAFFAHAVGESTEDIRALIAAAPGFGGPGILVPASNSVLLQWCLHNGLKVQQLMSVMTIGLYSEPAGAYLASILY